CTATTtatcccctttctccctctctgatgcTTTCGCTCCTCTGACAGTCTCTTCTGTGGTGTGGACTGCTGTGGTTGGTGCTACTTCCCAGCGTTAGAGCGCCCCTCAATGGACAGTTTGACCTCCTGTGGGATGAAGGAGGGTCGAGAGGAGCCCAGCTGAGGGTGCCCCCCTTCCTCCACCTTCATGCATCTCTGAAGGCCGGGGGCGGACCAGCGCCTCTGAGACGCGCTCGACACTGTCGACACCACTCCCACCCCCGCCCCTGGACGAACAGAACCCTCCGTGTGCAAATAGTAACTGCTCTGGCTCCTAGTGTGCTCTGCTGAAGTCCTATTTGGTCTGGTAGGCATCTCACTCTGCCCAACACCCCCTAGTTGCATGGGCTCCTCtttatcccccctctccctctctctgtggacGCGTTCCATCCTGAAGTGAGGCTGTGGCCTGGGCTGCTGGGGGGCAGGGGGACCCATGGGCTGGCCGATTGCCCCTGATGTGGAGTTGGCTTTGGTGGAAGTCCTGGCttgggtctgctgctgctgctgctgttgtggttgttgctgctgctgcaggggCTGTTTCTGTTGCTGGGACGGCTGCTGCAGagtgatggacacacacacgtcTCCTACCTGCAGGTGGTGGCAGGCCAGGCCATAGAGCTGGGCCGTGCGCTCTGGGCTGCAGGAGGACCAGCcctggccaaacacaaagaaggGGTGCTCCGGGGGCACGTCGATGGTCACCTTGCTCTGCTGCTCGCCAACTGTGAAGTGCAGCACCACCAGGCCGGGTCTCTGCTGGCTGGTCCTGATgtccaccaccatgctggagtcGATCTTCAGCCCCCCGCTCACCTCAGCACTCCGCACAAAGTCCTGAGTCTGCAGGTCCTCCACACGCTTCAACTCCCCCGTGGCCAGCTGGATGATGGCCCCCTTCATGAAATGGGAGGGATTGGAGGGGGTAGGGGTGGGCGCCGGGGCCTGCGTGAGGGCTGCTGTGACTGGGACAGAAAAAGGCTGCTGGGGGTGCTGCTCCACGGTGGCCAGctccaccacagccctgtctgggAGGCACACTCTGGCTGGAGATTCAGAGGCTTTAGAGTAGGGGGTGGGGGAGGCCATGGTGACAGCAGAGGTGTCATCATTGGTTTGGCTGGGGTAGTGCTGGGGTGGCTGTTGATGTTGGTGGGGGAGGTGGTGATAGTCTAAGGGGACCAGGACTGTCTGTCCATTGGCCAAGATGACAGCGTGGCCTGGCTGCCCTGCCTGCTGTTGATGGGCCATCACTCGGGGGTCTCCATACACCGCAGGGTGGATCGCGTACCCTGTCCGGCCAGcactctcccctgcctccccatgagcctctctgcctctctgagaGCCCTGGGATAGGTTCAGGGGACCAAAGGACACCTCTTTGCGGCCTCCACTCACACCTTGGACAGGAGAGGCTAGGCAACCAACGACCTGCTGAACCTTGAGGATGACAAAAGATTAATCTTATTAACACATTTCAATCAACCTTTTTAACTTTAAATGTAATAAAATTGTTGTGtctgagaaaaagagaaaaaaaagacttAAGTTTTGTCCTCTTGtacctcctctcaaccaccattATTAAGCCTCAGAAAGCAGTGGTTTCCTATCAACTCTAATCGAGACCACAAACCAGAGCATTTTTAGACTTTCCTAGAAGCAGCAGGCAGTGTGTGGATGTGACTGATTGCCCAATGATCAGCACACCCTCAACAAAGTAATAAAGGAAGGAAGTGGAGGGGAACATGAATATTGTGCCACAGCAGACACTATAAAAAGTCAAGTGCACTAAATAAAGTCAGAATTTTGGACAATTCATATCAAAACTCCTTATTCGAAAattgaaaataaaacatttatttgactTATGGAGTagatttaaaataaattaaaataagtaAATACATGCATGAaagtaacaaatcaaatcaaattttatttgtcacatacacatggttagcagatgttaatgcgagtgtagcgaaatgcttgtgcttctagttccgtcaatgcagtaataacgaacaagtaatctaactaacaattccaaaaaaactactgtcttatacacagtgtaaggggataaagaatatgtacataaggatatatgaatcagtgatggtacagagcagcataggcaagacacagtagatgatatcgagtacagtatatacatatgagatgagtatgtaaaccaagtggcatagttaaagtggctagtgatacatgtattacataaggatgcagtcgatgatatagagtacagtatctacgtatgcatatgagatgaataatcaaatcaaatcaaatcaaattttatttgtcacatacacatggttagcagatgttaatgcgagtgtagcgaaatgcttgtgcttctagttccgacaatgcagtaataacgagcaagtaatctaactaacaattccaaaaaaaactactgtcttatacacagtgtaaggggataaagaatatgtacatgaggatatatgaatgagtgatggtacagagcagcataggcaagatacagtagatgatatcgagtacagtatatacata
This window of the Oncorhynchus tshawytscha isolate Ot180627B linkage group LG12, Otsh_v2.0, whole genome shotgun sequence genome carries:
- the LOC112264201 gene encoding ataxin-1-like produces the protein SGVGGGGGGEVATQSSGVSSDTQGGGTAEEWLRAQPGLHYGVESAEGLQGLPVDQYSMLYRVALPSVSYSQTSLHPVLSHISPAYTVPSSLLQHHPGISYPPLGYAQIPHSSFQFVSPYGAVPYAVPPGFVPSSLISPSGTLSQPHLVPYQSVIQEGVVSPPTQTHVSAHAFAKVGSSGGVPLMLTSEQAAQHQQHLGALPAAELSPRGVPVFYHSRGTRAAPAPWDPYSGEQETDGDREVNGGEREQAAREMLQDSVYNARNARLLQAASASAALEHAQDRSLKSRRLDERASPGQRSTPDTDLEVQQVVGCLASPVQGVSGGRKEVSFGPLNLSQGSQRGREAHGEAGESAGRTGYAIHPAVYGDPRVMAHQQQAGQPGHAVILANGQTVLVPLDYHHLPHQHQQPPQHYPSQTNDDTSAVTMASPTPYSKASESPARVCLPDRAVVELATVEQHPQQPFSVPVTAALTQAPAPTPTPSNPSHFMKGAIIQLATGELKRVEDLQTQDFVRSAEVSGGLKIDSSMVVDIRTSQQRPGLVVLHFTVGEQQSKVTIDVPPEHPFFVFGQGWSSCSPERTAQLYGLACHHLQVGDVCVSITLQQPSQQQKQPLQQQQQPQQQQQQQTQARTSTKANSTSGAIGQPMGPPAPQQPRPQPHFRMERVHRERERGDKEEPMQLGGVGQSEMPTRPNRTSAEHTRSQSSYYLHTEGSVRPGAGVGVVSTVSSASQRRWSAPGLQRCMKVEEGGHPQLGSSRPSFIPQEVKLSIEGRSNAGK